A single Anabas testudineus chromosome 10, fAnaTes1.2, whole genome shotgun sequence DNA region contains:
- the egf gene encoding LOW QUALITY PROTEIN: pro-epidermal growth factor (The sequence of the model RefSeq protein was modified relative to this genomic sequence to represent the inferred CDS: deleted 1 base in 1 codon; substituted 1 base at 1 genomic stop codon), which translates to MLPATIKAALIYFMVQSSGVLALGTVCWDERLLQAGRNSSCAASQPFLIFSHGKAIHRIDLDGKNQRRLVAGVGSSILLDFHFREESIYWADKHTGVISKASVKGAKKQKLYSSDKHISGLAVDWIWNSVYWTTEEKGKIKRMDTNRKNEKTILRHLTRPSFIAVDPTNRFLFWLSGGMSPSVQRSDMTGQMKTTLIKTAEQLEALSIDHEDKRLFWVQFGLQRESAIASCDYNGNGLHIIDQPLGHQSLGISVFLEHLYYTDAASRVIKQVNKYTGGESLDVNLNRMAKTPTAIKVVHPINQPMADSPSTSPDCDEHSGNCVDVCSTLAEQGTCHCSEGFALSRLGTYCEDVNECAHWNHGCSLGCENIPGSYFCTCPKGYALLPDRKTCQEIISCGYNMTKCGQGCLETDEGAICVCPEGSILQEDGQACTGCSSADRGGCSQLCTPVTPSRWQCACLSGYQLHQDGKSCIATGPPPYLLLANLIDVRKINPDGMRDQTLVKDPRGTIIALDYDPVHNKVYFASISQKTIERVDLNGGFRDIIVSENLNSPEGLAIDWIHRKMYWTDKSLSTIDCCTLDGLNRETLVNKGLEKPRGIAVHPLAKKMFWTDIGSQPLVESASLEGKDRVVIVSTNLASPSGLTIDFTEDRLFWCDQRRGLVETAALDGSDRRILLENHVGRPFDLAIFEDRLWFSDQENQQLRSVHKRTGKKLQSIQGNMVQPASIVVVHPLAKPGANVCLHLNGGCEQVCESKLGFVHCSCVSNYILSADGKSCLPFHASNGTAEPADESTDLTSPKNKTFNDMSKPLTTPELPTDKKESDLHSDVGSEATLFTDKMVSDQNECFSLHCGVNAQCLLNAGNPTCSCQEGFIGDGQLCVELQTTVPRVTTSTPVDVTTWHHKSNSIESCPSTHESYCLYHGVCFYFPEMESYACNCPSGYMGERCQYSDLEWWELQQAEEEKRRNVVIASCMVVIISLLSIVACVTYCYRTRRLSRKQPSVDNVSETSVTDESMSETTTTSVPRFYMLVENGVEGKVITGCPQRAVCPSCSSDTGDNPMSEESETLSKHNRGYECSMVLATAMKITEPTAHHSTVPLSSSYSFTSFKPAPLSQTPSLESTVSXLSVEAETAVQSNAHILEHRADVGIVY; encoded by the exons AAACTCTACTCATCTGACAAACACATCTCGGGCCTTGCAGTGGACTGGATTTGGAACAGTGTCTACTGGACAacagaagaaaagggaaaaattaaaagaatggacacaaatagaaaaaatgaaaagactATTTTAAGACACTTAACCCGACCAAGTTTTATAGCTGTTGACCCCACTAACAG GTTTCTTTTTTGGCTGTCTGGTGGGATGTCTCCAAGTGTCCAGCGATCTGATATGACAGGACAGATGAAAACTACACTTATTAAGACTGCAGAACAGCTGGAAGCACTGTCAATTGACCATGAGGACAAAAGACTGTTTTGGGTTCAGTTTGGTCTACAAAGAGAAAGTGCCATTGCCTCTTGTGATTACAATGGGAATGGCTTGCATATCATTGATCAGCCACTTGG GCATCAGTCACTGGGAATATCAGTATTTCTGGAACATTTATATTACACTGATGCTGCATCTCGGGTtataaaacaagtaaacaagtaCACCGGTGGAGAGTCACTGGATGTTAACTTAAACCGAATGGCAAAAACCCCAACCGCTATCAAAGTGGTACATCCCATCAACCAGCCAATGGCAGACTCCCCATCAACATCTCCAG ATTGTGATGAACATAGCGGAaattgtgtggatgtgtgttccACTTTAGCTGAACAAGGGACGTGCCACTGCAGTGAAGGCTTTGCCCTCAGTAGGCTAGGCACTTACTGTGAag ATGTAAACGAATGTGCCCATTGGAACCACGGCTGCTCTCTTGGTTGTGAAAACATCCCAGGCTCCTATTTTTGTACCTGCCCTAAAGGTTACGCCCTCCTTCCAGATAGAAAGACATGTCAAG AGATCATATCATGTGGATACAATATGACCAAGTGTGGCCAAGGATGCTTGGAAACAGATGAGggtgccatctgtgtgtgtcctgaagGATCTATACTGCAGGAGGATGGACAAGCTTGTACTG GTTGCTCGTCTGCAGACAGAGGGGGCTGCAGTCAGCTCTGTACTCCTGTCACCCCTAGTAGGTGGCAGTGTGCTTGTCTGTCTGGCTACCAGCTCCACCAAGACGGCAAGAGCTGCATTGCTACTG GACCACCGCCCTATCTACTGCTTGCTAATCTGATAGATGTACGAAAAATT AATCCTGATGGCATGAGGGATCAAACCCTGGTGAAGGATCCCAGAGGGACAATCATAGCTTTGGACTATGACCCAGTCCACAACAAG GTGTACTTTGCTAGTATAAGCCAGAAGACAATTGAGCGGGTTGATTTAAACGGTGGGTTCAGAGACATTATTGTCTCTGAGAATCTAAACTCTCCAGAAGGACTAGCAATTGACTGGATCCACCGCAAAATGTACTGGACTGACAAAAG CCTGTCAACTATTGACTGCTGTACCTTGGATGGACTAAACAGAGAAACTCTTGTCAACAAAGGGCTGGAAAAACCAAGAGGAATCGCAGTTCATCCTCTGGCAAA GAAGATGTTCTGGACTGATATAGGTTCTCAACCTTTGGTGGAAAGTGCCTCTTTGGAGGGGAAAGACCGTGTTGTCATTGTTAGTACCAACCTTGCATCACCCAGCGGCCTGACAATCGATTTCACAGAAGATCGTCTGTTCTGGTGCGATCAGAGAAGAGGTCTAGTAGAGACTGCTGCCCTGGATGGATCAGACCGTCGGATCCTATTAGAGAACCATGTAG GGAGGCCTTTTGATCTTGCCATCTTTGAAGACAGGCTCTGGTTCTCTGATCAGGAGAACCAACAGCTTAGGAGCGTGCACAAGCGGACAGGGAAGAAACTGCAAAGTATCCAAGGCAACATGGTTCAACCAGCATCCATAGTGGTAGTTCATCCCCTTGCTAAACCAG GAGCCAATGTTTGCCTTCACCTGAATGGAGGCTGTGAACAGGTGTGTGAAAGCAAACTGGGATTCGTTCACTGCTCCTGTGTGTCAAACTACATCCTATCAGCTGACGGAAAAAGTTGTTTGCCTTTTCATGCTTCAAACGGAACAGCAG AACCTGCAGATGAGTCCACTGATTTAACATCTCccaagaacaaaacatttaatgataTGAGCAAACCACTGACAACACCTGAGCTGCCGACTGATAAAAAGGAGTCTGATTTACACTCTGATGTAGGCAGTGAGGCAACTCTCTTCACAGACAAGATGGTTTCAG ACCAGAATGAGTGTTTCTCACTCCATTGTGGTGTTAATGCACAGTGCTTGCTGAATGCTGGCAACCCAACCTGCTCTTGTCAAGAAGGTTTTATAGGTGATGGACAGTTGTGTGTGG AATTACAGACCACAGTGCCACGGGTGACGACCAGTACTCCTGTTGATGTCACGACATGGCACCATAAGAGCAACTCCATAGAGAGTTGTCCGTCCACACATGAGTCCTACTGTTTGTACCACGGTGTCTGCTTCTACTTTCCAGAAATGGAGTCCTATGCCTGCAA CTGTCCATCAGGCTACATGGGAGAGCGCTGTCAGTACAGTGACCTGGAGTGGTGGGAGCTTCAGCAGGcggaggaagaaaagagacgAAATGTGGTCATTGCTTCCTGCATGGTGGTGATCATCTCCTTGCTCTCCATTGTTGCTTGTGTCACCTACTGCTacag AACTAGAAGACTCTCCCGCAAACAGCCCTCAGTGGATAATGTGAGTGAAACCAGTGTGACAGATGAGAGCATGTCAGAGACCACAACTACCAGTGTGCCTCGG TTCTACATGCTGGTAGAAAATGGTGTGGAAGGAAAAGTCATCACTGGTTGTCCCCAGAGAGCCGTCTGTCCATCCTGCTCTTCAGACACAG GTGACAATCCCATGTCTGAAGAGTCAGAAACACTGTCCAAACACAACAGAGGATATGAGTGTTCCATGGTGTTGGCTACTGCCATGAAGATCACTGAACCGACTGCCCATCACTCAACTGTGCCACTGTCAAGTTCATATTCTTTCACATCTTTCAAGCCAGCACCACTCTCTCAGACTCCTAGCCTAGAATCCACTGTTTCCTAGCTCAGTGTAGAGGCTGAGACAGCAGTACAGTCAAACGCACACATACTGGAACATCGAGCTGATGTAGGTATTGTATATTAA